Proteins from one Romboutsia sp. CE17 genomic window:
- a CDS encoding ribonuclease Z: MIDLILLGCGGNMPMPNRYLSSLFINYQGRKILIDCGEGTQVSMRMKNCGFKNIDLICITHLHGDHTIGLIGLLSTIANSSRTEDLTIIGPVGIIETMNAIRVLVEYLPYNINVLENPEGSFALLNKHLKDLEISTLNLEHSTECLGYSLYFNRKAKFNVEKANLNEVPKILWQKLQEGRTIEYEGKLYTPDMVLGNDRKGIKISFITDTRPILTIPEFIKNSDLFVCEAMYGDDLDISKAVKNKHMTFREAANLANLGNVKQLLLTHFSPSLENPYDYIENATSVFNNTIIGEDRLELHLNFDDENNDKIKR; the protein is encoded by the coding sequence ATGATAGATTTAATTTTGCTAGGATGTGGTGGAAATATGCCTATGCCTAATCGGTACTTATCTTCTCTCTTTATAAATTATCAAGGTAGAAAAATTCTTATCGACTGTGGTGAAGGCACTCAAGTTTCTATGAGAATGAAAAACTGTGGATTTAAAAATATAGATTTAATATGTATAACTCATTTGCATGGAGATCATACTATCGGACTTATCGGGCTATTATCAACTATTGCTAATAGTTCTAGAACTGAAGATTTAACAATTATAGGTCCTGTAGGTATAATTGAAACTATGAATGCTATTAGAGTTTTAGTTGAATATCTACCTTACAATATAAATGTTTTAGAAAATCCAGAAGGTAGTTTTGCTTTGTTAAATAAACATCTAAAAGATTTAGAAATATCAACATTAAATTTAGAGCATTCTACTGAATGCTTAGGGTATAGTCTTTATTTTAATAGAAAGGCAAAATTTAATGTTGAAAAAGCTAATTTAAATGAAGTGCCTAAAATACTCTGGCAAAAACTACAAGAAGGTAGAACTATTGAATATGAAGGAAAACTATACACTCCAGATATGGTTTTAGGAAATGATAGAAAAGGTATAAAAATAAGCTTTATTACAGATACTAGACCGATTCTTACTATCCCAGAGTTTATAAAGAATAGTGATTTATTTGTATGTGAAGCTATGTATGGAGATGATCTAGATATATCTAAGGCTGTTAAAAATAAACATATGACATTTAGAGAAGCAGCTAACTTAGCTAATTTAGGAAATGTTAAACAGTTATTGCTAACTCATTTTAGTCCATCCTTAGAAAATCCATATGACTATATTGAAAACGCTACATCTGTTTTTAATAATACAATTATAGGTGAAGATAGACTTGAGTTACATCTTAATTTTGATGATGAAAATAATGATAAAATAAAAAGGTAA
- a CDS encoding pyridoxal-phosphate-dependent aminotransferase family protein — MNDKFIYTPGPTEVRENVRLARAKATTNPDIDVMFFEFYKKTCDKIGKIINTKNDVYILSGEGILGLESACASLTEKDDRVLVIDNGIFGRGFDDFVKMYGGEVVYFSKEYTKDINYKELEKFLERDNNFKYATLVHCDTPTGVLNDLSKLCPLLKKYGIITVVDSVAAMVGEELKVDEWEVDIALGGSQKAISAPAGLTIISISEDAKKIIKDRKTPVSGFYCNLSIWENYYTNKWFPYTMPISDIIGLDRAIDNILDEGVENVLSRHAKIAYATRKAFKDYGLNLYLEEGYSNTVTAVEIPYNIGAKSLTNYLLEEYNLVLSTSLGEYSDKLIRIGHMGENARLEKIVPVLNFIDKGLNSLGFKGNGDLLELFNHYYNYK; from the coding sequence ATGAATGATAAATTTATTTATACACCAGGTCCTACAGAGGTTAGAGAGAATGTAAGGTTAGCAAGAGCAAAAGCTACTACTAATCCGGATATAGACGTAATGTTTTTTGAGTTTTATAAAAAGACTTGTGATAAGATAGGAAAAATAATAAATACAAAAAATGATGTGTACATATTAAGCGGAGAGGGAATTTTAGGTTTAGAATCAGCTTGTGCATCTCTTACTGAAAAAGATGATAGAGTTCTTGTTATTGATAATGGGATTTTTGGAAGAGGTTTTGATGATTTTGTAAAGATGTATGGTGGGGAAGTAGTATATTTTTCTAAAGAATACACGAAGGATATTAACTATAAGGAGCTAGAAAAATTTTTAGAAAGAGATAATAATTTTAAATACGCTACTTTAGTACATTGTGATACACCAACAGGTGTACTAAATGATTTAAGTAAGTTATGTCCTTTACTTAAAAAATATGGAATAATAACAGTTGTAGATTCTGTAGCTGCTATGGTAGGAGAAGAGCTTAAAGTAGATGAGTGGGAAGTTGACATAGCTCTTGGAGGATCCCAAAAAGCAATATCTGCTCCAGCAGGACTTACTATAATTAGTATAAGTGAAGATGCTAAGAAAATTATAAAAGACAGAAAAACTCCAGTATCAGGATTTTATTGCAATTTATCCATTTGGGAAAATTATTATACAAATAAATGGTTTCCATATACGATGCCTATAAGTGACATAATAGGATTAGATAGAGCAATAGATAATATTTTAGACGAAGGTGTAGAAAATGTATTAAGTAGACATGCTAAAATCGCTTATGCAACAAGAAAAGCATTTAAGGATTACGGGTTAAATTTATATCTAGAAGAAGGGTATTCTAATACAGTTACAGCAGTAGAAATACCATATAACATAGGGGCTAAGAGTCTAACTAATTATTTATTAGAAGAATATAATCTTGTTTTATCAACTTCATTAGGAGAATATTCGGATAAATTAATAAGAATAGGTCATATGGGAGAAAATGCTAGATTAGAAAAAATAGTACCAGTATTAAATTTTATAGATAAAGGATTAAATTCTTTAGGTTTTAAAGGGAATGGAGATTTATTAGAATTATTTAATCATTATTATAATTATAAATAA
- the recX gene encoding recombination regulator RecX — protein MAIITKIEQQKNNEDRVNIYVNGEFFTAIFKELVFTFNLKKGDEIDENNLKAILSDEMYLKAKNKALNILSKADQSEKKIREKLSTDFEENTIDKVIEFLKRNNFINDNLLAQKIVNTNLNLNKCGKNRIKQNLYNKGIDSSAINKAISDIDSEAEFENAMYLAKKRYERIKNEDKRKIYQKLSQHLAYKGFNYDIIKRVLNKLLNFNEYDI, from the coding sequence ATGGCTATAATTACTAAAATAGAACAACAAAAAAATAATGAAGACAGAGTAAATATTTATGTAAATGGTGAATTCTTCACAGCTATATTTAAGGAACTAGTCTTTACCTTTAATTTAAAAAAAGGAGATGAAATCGATGAGAATAATTTAAAAGCTATATTAAGTGATGAAATGTATTTGAAAGCTAAAAATAAAGCTTTAAATATTTTATCTAAAGCTGACCAATCAGAAAAAAAGATAAGAGAAAAGTTATCTACTGATTTCGAGGAAAATACAATAGATAAGGTTATTGAATTCCTTAAAAGAAATAATTTCATAAATGATAACTTATTAGCACAAAAAATTGTAAATACGAATCTTAATTTAAATAAATGTGGTAAAAATAGAATCAAGCAAAATCTTTATAATAAAGGTATAGATTCATCGGCTATAAATAAAGCTATTAGTGATATAGATAGTGAAGCTGAATTTGAAAACGCTATGTACTTAGCAAAAAAAAGATATGAACGAATTAAAAATGAAGACAAAAGAAAAATTTATCAAAAACTATCACAACATTTAGCATATAAAGGCTTTAACTATGATATTATTAAAAGAGTTTTAAATAAACTTTTAAACTTTAATGAGTATGATATATAA
- the nadD gene encoding nicotinate-nucleotide adenylyltransferase, with the protein MRIDDLVKKANEINNIKLEQFKKNKSKMKIGIMGGTYDPIHYAHLATAEFIRDKYKLDKIIFIPTGNPPHKLSNVTNKYDRYNMVLISTNNNDDFLVLDIEIKNDKKTYTVDTLRYLKDAYSNCDIYFITGADAICDIESWKDVKENFKLATFIAATRPGISVLEAQEKIENLEKKYNANIISVYVPSLDISSTYIRQQLKVGKSVRYLLPENVEKYIHEKHLYKIGVE; encoded by the coding sequence ATGAGGATTGATGATCTAGTTAAAAAAGCAAATGAAATAAATAATATAAAACTAGAACAATTTAAAAAAAATAAATCAAAAATGAAAATAGGTATAATGGGAGGGACTTATGATCCAATACACTATGCTCATTTAGCTACAGCAGAATTTATTAGGGATAAATATAAGTTAGATAAAATAATTTTTATACCTACAGGAAATCCTCCTCATAAACTATCAAATGTAACTAATAAGTACGATCGATATAATATGGTATTAATATCTACAAATAATAATGACGATTTTTTAGTTCTAGATATAGAAATTAAAAATGACAAGAAGACTTATACAGTAGATACCCTTAGATACTTAAAGGATGCTTACAGTAACTGTGATATATATTTTATAACAGGTGCTGATGCCATATGTGATATAGAATCGTGGAAGGATGTAAAAGAGAATTTTAAATTAGCTACTTTTATTGCAGCAACAAGACCGGGAATAAGTGTATTAGAAGCACAAGAAAAAATTGAAAATTTAGAAAAGAAATATAATGCAAATATAATAAGTGTATATGTTCCATCTTTAGATATATCATCAACGTATATAAGACAACAATTAAAGGTTGGCAAATCAGTAAGATACTTATTGCCAGAAAATGTAGAAAAATATATACACGAAAAACATCTATACAAAATTGGAGTGGAATAA
- the yqeK gene encoding bis(5'-nucleosyl)-tetraphosphatase (symmetrical) YqeK, with amino-acid sequence MALENINKKLEDMLPKRRMKHSLNVANCAVKLCEIYNCDKEKAYLAGIVHDCAKYLDKDQVKYYVKKYNIELDEYEKNNLALSHSIIGSYIAKYEFEISDEDVLNAIRYHTTGKENMNILEKIIYIADLIEEDRDFPNVDILREYTYSGKLEEALLLSFNNTIKFVIDNNQLIHPRSVIARNYIMKRISL; translated from the coding sequence ATGGCATTGGAAAATATAAATAAAAAATTAGAAGATATGCTACCAAAAAGAAGAATGAAACATTCATTGAATGTAGCAAATTGTGCAGTAAAATTATGTGAAATATATAATTGTGATAAAGAAAAGGCTTACTTAGCAGGTATAGTGCATGATTGTGCTAAGTATTTAGATAAAGATCAGGTTAAGTATTATGTAAAAAAATATAATATTGAACTAGATGAATATGAAAAAAATAATTTAGCACTATCTCATAGTATTATAGGTTCATATATAGCAAAATATGAATTTGAGATATCTGATGAAGATGTATTAAATGCAATTAGATATCATACAACAGGAAAAGAAAATATGAATATTTTAGAAAAAATAATTTATATAGCAGACTTGATTGAAGAAGATAGAGATTTTCCTAATGTAGATATTTTAAGAGAATATACATATAGTGGAAAGTTAGAAGAAGCTTTACTATTATCTTTTAACAATACTATAAAATTTGTAATTGATAATAATCAACTTATACATCCTAGAAGTGTTATAGCAAGAAATTATATAATGAAAAGAATATCACTATAA
- the rsfS gene encoding ribosome silencing factor encodes MTVNEITKVIYDAIDDKLGQDIVIINIGAVSSLCDYFVIATAGSQRQVKAIADNVEDELTKLGIEPRGKEGFETQTWVLLDYGDVIVHIFNEEQRGFYNLEKLWKDAPYIDIDTLV; translated from the coding sequence ATGACAGTAAATGAAATAACGAAAGTAATATACGATGCAATAGACGATAAGCTAGGTCAAGATATAGTTATAATAAATATAGGTGCAGTATCAAGCTTATGCGATTACTTTGTAATAGCTACAGCTGGGTCTCAAAGACAAGTCAAGGCAATAGCCGATAATGTAGAAGATGAACTAACAAAGCTTGGAATTGAACCAAGAGGAAAAGAAGGATTTGAAACTCAAACTTGGGTACTTCTTGATTATGGTGATGTAATAGTTCATATATTTAACGAAGAGCAAAGAGGATTCTATAACTTAGAAAAACTATGGAAAGATGCTCCATATATAGATATTGACACTTTAGTATAA
- the leuS gene encoding leucine--tRNA ligase yields the protein MSVYNHKSVESKWQKTWAEKNQYKTDTLDASKPNYYTLEMFPYPSGKIHMGHVRNYSIGDVVARFKKMEGYNVLHPMGWDSFGLPAENAAIKHGIHPHKWTMENIEDMKGQLKLLGLSYDWDREVATSTPEYYKFTQEIFLKFLEHGLAYKKKSFVNWCPSCQTVLANEQVVQGQCERCDSVVVKKDLEQWYFKTTHYAEELLQDLDTLDGWPDKVKLMQKNWIGKSTGAEIVFDIDGTDKSITVFTTRPDTIHGVTCMVIAPEHELVKELVAGTEYEKDVEAFIAKMHTMTEIERTSTDVEKEGMFIGKYIVNPLTGKKAPIWIANYVLADYGTGAVMAVPAHDERDREFAQKYNLEIIPVIDEENKMINSGEFNGMDASEAFDKIIEKIEEINRGKKTVNYRLRDWLLSRQRYWGCPIPVVYCDTCGVVPEKKENLPILLPTDVEFSGKGESPLTTSKEFMTTACPCCGKPARREVDTMDTFVDSSWYFLRYIDPKNTENIFDSEVVNKWMPVDQYIGGVEHAIMHLLYSRFFIKAFNDMGLVDFKEPFKNLLTQGMVLKEGSKMSKSKGNVVSPLEIIEEYGADTARLFVLFAAPPERDLDWSEQGVEGCYRFLNRVYRLVDELSEIAKSDVKIDELTKEDKAMRYTIHATLKKVTEDLSEKFGFNTAISSLMELINEMYKYKELDNRNNAVIKEGIETIVTILAPFTPHIGEELWTMIGKEGSIFDISWPKYDESALVKDEVEVVVQVNGKVRGKLTVGANVSREEMQELAIADEKIKALVEGKTIVKVVAVPKKLVNIVVK from the coding sequence ATGAGCGTTTATAATCACAAAAGCGTTGAGTCTAAATGGCAAAAAACTTGGGCTGAGAAAAATCAATATAAAACTGATACTCTTGATGCTTCTAAGCCAAATTACTACACATTAGAGATGTTCCCATATCCATCAGGGAAAATACATATGGGTCATGTTAGAAACTATTCTATAGGGGATGTCGTAGCTAGATTTAAGAAAATGGAAGGATATAATGTTCTTCATCCAATGGGATGGGATTCATTTGGTCTTCCAGCTGAAAATGCAGCCATAAAGCATGGAATACATCCACATAAATGGACTATGGAAAACATAGAAGATATGAAAGGACAATTAAAGTTATTAGGTCTTAGTTATGATTGGGATAGAGAAGTTGCAACTTCTACTCCAGAATATTACAAGTTCACTCAAGAAATATTCTTGAAATTTTTAGAACATGGATTAGCATATAAGAAAAAATCTTTTGTTAACTGGTGTCCATCTTGTCAAACAGTTCTTGCTAATGAACAAGTTGTTCAAGGTCAATGTGAAAGATGTGATTCAGTAGTTGTAAAGAAAGATTTAGAACAATGGTATTTTAAAACTACTCATTATGCTGAAGAACTACTTCAAGATTTAGATACTTTAGATGGATGGCCAGATAAAGTTAAGCTAATGCAAAAGAACTGGATAGGAAAAAGTACAGGTGCTGAAATAGTATTTGATATAGATGGAACTGATAAATCTATAACAGTATTTACGACTAGACCAGATACTATTCATGGTGTTACTTGTATGGTTATTGCTCCAGAACATGAGTTAGTAAAAGAATTAGTTGCTGGAACTGAATATGAAAAAGATGTAGAAGCGTTTATTGCAAAAATGCATACTATGACTGAAATAGAAAGAACTTCTACAGATGTAGAAAAAGAAGGTATGTTTATTGGAAAGTACATAGTGAATCCTTTAACTGGGAAGAAAGCTCCTATATGGATAGCAAATTATGTATTAGCTGACTATGGTACAGGTGCTGTAATGGCAGTTCCTGCTCATGATGAAAGAGATAGAGAGTTTGCACAGAAGTATAATTTAGAAATAATACCTGTAATAGATGAAGAAAATAAAATGATAAATTCAGGGGAATTCAATGGAATGGATGCTTCTGAAGCATTTGATAAAATAATCGAAAAAATAGAAGAAATTAATAGAGGAAAGAAAACAGTTAACTATAGATTAAGAGACTGGTTACTTTCTAGACAAAGATACTGGGGATGTCCAATACCAGTTGTTTACTGTGATACTTGTGGTGTAGTTCCAGAGAAAAAAGAAAACTTACCAATATTATTACCAACAGATGTTGAGTTTAGTGGAAAAGGTGAATCGCCTCTTACAACTTCAAAAGAGTTTATGACTACAGCTTGTCCATGCTGTGGAAAGCCAGCTAGAAGAGAAGTTGATACAATGGATACATTCGTTGACTCTTCTTGGTATTTCTTAAGATATATAGATCCTAAGAATACTGAAAATATATTTGATTCAGAAGTAGTTAACAAATGGATGCCAGTTGATCAATATATAGGAGGAGTAGAGCATGCTATAATGCACTTACTATACTCAAGATTCTTTATAAAAGCATTCAATGATATGGGACTTGTTGACTTTAAAGAGCCATTTAAGAACTTATTAACTCAAGGTATGGTTCTTAAAGAAGGTAGTAAAATGAGTAAATCAAAAGGAAACGTAGTTTCTCCACTTGAAATAATAGAAGAGTATGGTGCAGATACTGCAAGACTATTCGTATTATTCGCAGCACCTCCAGAAAGAGATTTAGACTGGTCAGAACAAGGTGTTGAAGGATGTTATAGATTCTTAAATAGAGTTTATAGATTAGTAGATGAATTATCAGAAATTGCTAAGAGCGATGTTAAAATAGATGAATTAACAAAAGAAGATAAAGCTATGAGATATACAATCCATGCAACACTTAAGAAGGTTACAGAGGATTTAAGTGAAAAATTTGGATTTAATACAGCAATATCTTCATTAATGGAATTAATAAATGAAATGTACAAATACAAAGAGCTAGATAATAGAAATAATGCAGTTATAAAAGAAGGTATAGAAACTATAGTAACTATACTTGCACCATTTACTCCTCATATAGGAGAAGAATTATGGACTATGATAGGCAAAGAAGGAAGCATATTTGATATAAGTTGGCCAAAATACGATGAATCTGCATTAGTTAAAGATGAAGTTGAAGTTGTAGTTCAAGTTAATGGCAAAGTTAGAGGGAAGTTAACAGTTGGAGCTAATGTTTCTAGAGAAGAAATGCAAGAATTAGCTATAGCTGATGAAAAAATAAAAGCTTTAGTAGAAGGAAAGACTATAGTAAAAGTAGTTGCGGTTCCTAAAAAATTAGTTAATATAGTTGTTAAATAA